In a single window of the Gossypium hirsutum isolate 1008001.06 chromosome D02, Gossypium_hirsutum_v2.1, whole genome shotgun sequence genome:
- the LOC107939729 gene encoding uncharacterized protein isoform X4: MASSLFDIDTDTALRLLLSCAEAIEDGDLKSADAYLQNILILADERPYLYKSRVVKYFADALVRRAYGLHPASSYFTFPVDPSPYYHCGSYLINGVIENVIHDALMEKNALMGNRKLHLIDFSIPYSSFQNSVVRTLPTFSGDPLPVRVSYILPPFLKKYVKFLRQMEFLTRDAKEVNVKLEDELKLVYGNSLAEVDECEIDLKRRRDDEMVVVYYKFKLDKLVRDAKAMERELVRLKEINPTIVIMLDFYSNHTHSNFLTCFKDSFQYSLKTLDCWEELDLYFDEEYAWECHIEAWEGNNVIRRHPTLTEWQHLFSMAGFSRIPLNHREGIDLIVKDVNPLNDFFSMSNQSWLEIMGKEEECLILGYKECPMFFLSAWKPKVEEEHLNFNSSNGKFGQGFNPYPSPLRPLRPFPEGLTLSRVAAVAEIYDILNHLYCEHKFSLALTWVSKVDNMNETMSDPNKKYTFSIQSNSCYSKDWNSYKFMRSCEYKIEQTIIEKALESKDGYHFEPSLTKSDIDDYMYLQRAKHCNVDVVVAICLQNRYTSNDIYVVEFYWPTTESEISKSFTPRIFNDLKHMEKKFVTVKVQGTEQAISNIPTSSYTARPLKIAEETEDVDAVELNGVNVQRGVVPNFPSPITIQSSSKVVAAPSNTLEGPHNQIFPNGDPEIVKANKQEPSKATQRELRSKVWDHFDRFEEDEKQVAKCKHCPKVLTGSSKSGTTHLNNHSKVCPGKKKQNQESQLILPVDTNEGSLRFDKKRSHMDLAKMMIKLQCPLDMAEQETFKNFVKGLQPMFEFQSKDILSYIHRIYDEEKEKLQLYFDKLASKFNLTVSLLKNNSGKTIYCCLISHFIDDGWELKRKILALKTLEHINDTKALGEIIRSLVLEWNISNKVCSITVDNSFLNDSMVDQIKEICLSDQGSVSSDHWFISFTLLEDGFREMDGILFKLRKSIEYVTETRHGKLKFQEAVDQVKLQGGKLWDDLSFRLKSDFDILDSALRSREIFCKLEQIDDNFKLNPTMEEWENAVALQSCLKCFDDVKGTQCLPVSLYLPKLCDTYKKFLQLEKSSHSFVTLMKRKFDRYWSLCNLALAVASVLDPRLKFKIVELSYRVIYGHDSKMRLNMFHKVLRDVYYEYASEAKNLTSSASVLDDFNCSTIVLGNDSILDSLSKFASASNFNEEASWKLELELYLDEPLLPMDGAFFDILGWWCDKSQRFPILAKMAQDFLAIPVSISTSCSNISAMINNPAYGSLNPESMEALVCSENWLETPKER, from the exons ATGGCTTCTTCTTTGTTTGACATCGACACCGACACCGCCTTGAGATTGTTACTATCCTGCGCTGAAGCTATTGAAGATGGGGATCTGAAAAGCGCCGATGCGTACCTTCAGAACATCTTGATTCTTGCTGATGAAAGACCCTACCTATATAAAAGCAGAGTGGTGAAATACTTTGCGGACGCTCTGGTTCGCCGAGCCTACGGACTGCATCCCGCTTCTTCCTACTTCACTTTCCCGGTGGATCCTTCACCATATTATCATTGTGGCAGCTACCTTATTAATGGCGTCATAGAAAATGTCATCCATGATGCTTTAATGGAAAAGAATGCTTTGATGGGAAACAGGAAATTGCACCTTATTGATTTCTCCATCCCGTATTCCAGTTTTCAGAATTCAGTTGTTCGTACACTACCGACCTTCTCCGGCGATCCTCTACCCGTCCGTGTAAGTTACATACTTCCACCGTTTCTGAAAAAATATGTAAAGTTCTTACGCCAAATGGAGTTTTTGACTAGGGATGCCAAGGAAGTTAATGTAAAGTTGGAGGATGAGTTGAAACTGGTTTATGGCAATAGTTTGGCAGAAGTGGATGAATGTGAaatagatttgaaaagaagaagaGATGATGAAATGGTGGTGGTTTACTATAAATTTAAACTTGATAAGTTGGTAAGAGATGCAAAAGCAATGGAGAGAGAGTTGGTAAGATTGAAGGAGATAAATCCAACGATTGTAATCATGCTAGACTTTTATTCTAATCATACCCACTCCAACTTCTTGACATGTTTCAAGGATTCATTTCAGTATTCCTTGAAGACTCTTGATTGCTGGGAGGAGTTGGACCTTTATTTTGATGAGGAGTATGCGTGGGAGTGCCACATAGAGGCATGGGAAGGTAATAATGTAATTAGGCGGCACCCAACTTTGACAGAATGGCAACATCTCTTTTCAATGGCTGGCTTTAGTCGAATTCCATTAAACCACAGGGAAGGTATTGACCTTATTGTTAAGGATGTAAATCCCCTAAATGACTTTTTTTCAATGTCGAATCAAAGTTGGCTAGAAATAATGGGGAAGGAAGAAGAATGTTTGATTTTAGGTTACAAGGAATGTCCAATGTTTTTCTTGTCGGCATGGAaacccaaagttgaagaagagcACTTAAATTTCAATTCCAGCAACGGTAAGTTTGGACAag GTTTCAATCCATATCCATCACCTCTTCGGCCTCTTCGACCATTTCCGGAg GGTTTGACATTGAGTCGAGTAGCTGCCGTTGCTGAGATATATGACATACTAAACCATTTATATTGTGAACATAAGTTTTCATTGGCTTTAACATGGGTttctaaagttgacaatatgAATGAAACTATGTCGGATCCAAACAAGAAATATACTTTTTCAATTCAAAGTAATTCTTGTTATTCGAAAGATTGGAACTCTTATAAATTTATGCGTTCATGTGAATATAAGATTGAGCAAACCATTATTGAGAAAGCACTTGAATCAAAGGACGGCTACCATTTTGAGCCATCTCTTACTAAGTCTGACATAGACGACTACATGTATCTCCAACGTGCAAAGCATTGTAACGTAGATGTTGTTGTTGCAATCTGTCTACAAAATCGGTACACAAGTAATGATATTTATGTAGTAGAATTTTATTGGCCTACAACTGAGAGTGAAATCTCAAAATCTTTTACTCCTCGTATCTTCAATGACTTGAAACATATGGAGAAAAAGTTTGTAACAGTAAAGGTTCAAGGCACCGAACAAGCTATTTCAAACATTCCAACATCTTCGTACACAGCAAGGCCCTTGAAAATAGCTGAAGAAACAGAGGACGTTGATGCAGTAGAACTAAATGGGGTTAATGTCCAG AGGGGAGTGGTTCCAAATTTTCCCTCGCCAATAACTATACAGTCTTCATCAAAAGTTGTTGCAGCTCCTTCTAACACACTAGAAGGACCTCATAACCAG ATTTTTCCCAATGGTGACCCTGAGATTGTAAAAGCAAATAAGCAGGAACCCTCAAAAGCCACACAGAGAGAGTTGAGGTCTAAGGTTTGGGATCACTTTGATAggtttgaagaagatgaaaaacaAGTAGCCAAATGCAAACATTGCCCCAAGGTGCTTACGGGGTCAAGCAAGAGTGGGACCACACACTTGAATAACCACTCGAAAGTATGTCCTGGTAAGAAGAAACAAAATCAAGAAAGCCAGTTGATACTCCCAGTTGATACCAATGAAGGAAGCTTGAGGTTTGATAAAAAAAGGAGTCACATGGATCTTGCTAAAATGATGATTAAGCTTCAATGTCCTTTGGATATGGCTGAACAAGAAACCTTTAAGAATTTTGTGAAAGGTTTGCAACCCATGTTTGAGTTTCAATCTAAAGATATTTTATCTTATATACATCGCATTTATGACGAAGAGAAGGAGAAACTTCAGCTGTATTTTGATAAGCTTGCTAGTAAATTCAATCTGACAGTGAGTTTGCTGAAGAACAATTCTGGAAAGACTATATATTGCTGTTTGATATCACATTTTATTGATGATGGTTGGGAACTAAAGAGGAAGATTCTTGCCTTGAAAACTTTGGAGCATATCAATGACACAAAGGCTTTAGGCGAAATTATTCGGAGCTTGGTTTTGGAGTGGAATATAAGCAACAAAGTATGCTCCATAACTGTGGATAACTCTTTTTTGAATGACAGTATGGTTGATCAGATAAAAGAAATTTGTCTTAGTGACCAGGGCTCTGTTTCTTCAGATCATTGGTTCATCAGTTTCACACTTCTTGAGGATGGGTTCCGTGAGATGGATGGCATACTTTTTAAGTTAAGGAAGTCCATTGAATATGTCACTGAAACAAGACATGGAAAATTGAAATTCCAAGAAGCTGTAGATCAAGTGAAGCTACAAGGTGGGAAATTATGGGATGATCTTTCTTTCAGGCTGAAATCAGACTTTGACATTCTTGATAGTGCTTTGAGATCAAGAGAAATCTTTTGTAAACTGGAGCAAATTGATGACAATTTTAAACTAAACCCAACAATGGAGGAATGGGAGAATGCAGTAGCTCTACAGAGTTGTTTGAAATGCTTTGATGATGTCAAAGGAACTCAATGCCTTCCTGTAAGTTTGTACCTTCCAAAGCTTTGTGACACATACAAGAAATTTCTTCAGTTGGAAAAAAGCAGTCATTCATTTGTTACATTGATGAAGAGGAAATTCGACCGCTATTGGAGCTTATGCAATTTGGCATTAGCTGTTGCATCTGTTCTTGATCcaaggttaaaatttaaaattgtggaGCTCTCATATAGGGTGATTTATGGCCATGACAGTAAGATGCGATTGAACATGTTTCACAAAGTTCTTCGGGATGTCTACTATGAATATGCCAGTGAAGCCAAAAATCTAACATCATCTGCTTCAGTCTTGGATGATTTCAATTGTTCAACAATAGTGCTTGGAAATGATAGTATTTTGGACTCCTTGAGTAAATTTGCATCTGCAAGCAACTTCAATGAGGAGGCCTCATGGAAGTTAGAGCTTGAGCTTTACTTAGACGAACCTTTACTTCCCATGGATGGAGCATTCTTTGACATACTTGGTTGGTGGTGTGATAAATCTCAAAGGTTTCCAATACTTGCAAAGATGGCTCAAGATTTCCTTGCAATTCCGGTATCAATTTCCACATCATGTTCAAATATTAGTGCCATGATCAATAATCCAGCCTACGGTAGCTTGAATCCTGAGAGCATGGAAGCTTTGGTATGCAGTGAAAACTGGTTGGAAACTCCAAAAGAAA GATAA
- the LOC107939729 gene encoding uncharacterized protein isoform X5, producing MASSLFDIDTDTALRLLLSCAEAIEDGDLKSADAYLQNILILADERPYLYKSRVVKYFADALVRRAYGLHPASSYFTFPVDPSPYYHCGSYLINGVIENVIHDALMEKNALMGNRKLHLIDFSIPYSSFQNSVVRTLPTFSGDPLPVRVSYILPPFLKKYVKFLRQMEFLTRDAKEVNVKLEDELKLVYGNSLAEVDECEIDLKRRRDDEMVVVYYKFKLDKLVRDAKAMERELVRLKEINPTIVIMLDFYSNHTHSNFLTCFKDSFQYSLKTLDCWEELDLYFDEEYAWECHIEAWEGNNVIRRHPTLTEWQHLFSMAGFSRIPLNHREGIDLIVKDVNPLNDFFSMSNQSWLEIMGKEEECLILGYKECPMFFLSAWKPKVEEEHLNFNSSNGFNPYPSPLRPLRPFPEGLTLSRVAAVAEIYDILNHLYCEHKFSLALTWVSKVDNMNETMSDPNKKYTFSIQSNSCYSKDWNSYKFMRSCEYKIEQTIIEKALESKDGYHFEPSLTKSDIDDYMYLQRAKHCNVDVVVAICLQNRYTSNDIYVVEFYWPTTESEISKSFTPRIFNDLKHMEKKFVTVKVQGTEQAISNIPTSSYTARPLKIAEETEDVDAVELNGVNVQRGVVPNFPSPITIQSSSKVVAAPSNTLEGPHNQIFPNGDPEIVKANKQEPSKATQRELRSKVWDHFDRFEEDEKQVAKCKHCPKVLTGSSKSGTTHLNNHSKVCPGKKKQNQESQLILPVDTNEGSLRFDKKRSHMDLAKMMIKLQCPLDMAEQETFKNFVKGLQPMFEFQSKDILSYIHRIYDEEKEKLQLYFDKLASKFNLTVSLLKNNSGKTIYCCLISHFIDDGWELKRKILALKTLEHINDTKALGEIIRSLVLEWNISNKVCSITVDNSFLNDSMVDQIKEICLSDQGSVSSDHWFISFTLLEDGFREMDGILFKLRKSIEYVTETRHGKLKFQEAVDQVKLQGGKLWDDLSFRLKSDFDILDSALRSREIFCKLEQIDDNFKLNPTMEEWENAVALQSCLKCFDDVKGTQCLPVSLYLPKLCDTYKKFLQLEKSSHSFVTLMKRKFDRYWSLCNLALAVASVLDPRLKFKIVELSYRVIYGHDSKMRLNMFHKVLRDVYYEYASEAKNLTSSASVLDDFNCSTIVLGNDSILDSLSKFASASNFNEEASWKLELELYLDEPLLPMDGAFFDILGWWCDKSQRFPILAKMAQDFLAIPVSISTSCSNISAMINNPAYGSLNPESMEALVCSENWLETPKER from the exons ATGGCTTCTTCTTTGTTTGACATCGACACCGACACCGCCTTGAGATTGTTACTATCCTGCGCTGAAGCTATTGAAGATGGGGATCTGAAAAGCGCCGATGCGTACCTTCAGAACATCTTGATTCTTGCTGATGAAAGACCCTACCTATATAAAAGCAGAGTGGTGAAATACTTTGCGGACGCTCTGGTTCGCCGAGCCTACGGACTGCATCCCGCTTCTTCCTACTTCACTTTCCCGGTGGATCCTTCACCATATTATCATTGTGGCAGCTACCTTATTAATGGCGTCATAGAAAATGTCATCCATGATGCTTTAATGGAAAAGAATGCTTTGATGGGAAACAGGAAATTGCACCTTATTGATTTCTCCATCCCGTATTCCAGTTTTCAGAATTCAGTTGTTCGTACACTACCGACCTTCTCCGGCGATCCTCTACCCGTCCGTGTAAGTTACATACTTCCACCGTTTCTGAAAAAATATGTAAAGTTCTTACGCCAAATGGAGTTTTTGACTAGGGATGCCAAGGAAGTTAATGTAAAGTTGGAGGATGAGTTGAAACTGGTTTATGGCAATAGTTTGGCAGAAGTGGATGAATGTGAaatagatttgaaaagaagaagaGATGATGAAATGGTGGTGGTTTACTATAAATTTAAACTTGATAAGTTGGTAAGAGATGCAAAAGCAATGGAGAGAGAGTTGGTAAGATTGAAGGAGATAAATCCAACGATTGTAATCATGCTAGACTTTTATTCTAATCATACCCACTCCAACTTCTTGACATGTTTCAAGGATTCATTTCAGTATTCCTTGAAGACTCTTGATTGCTGGGAGGAGTTGGACCTTTATTTTGATGAGGAGTATGCGTGGGAGTGCCACATAGAGGCATGGGAAGGTAATAATGTAATTAGGCGGCACCCAACTTTGACAGAATGGCAACATCTCTTTTCAATGGCTGGCTTTAGTCGAATTCCATTAAACCACAGGGAAGGTATTGACCTTATTGTTAAGGATGTAAATCCCCTAAATGACTTTTTTTCAATGTCGAATCAAAGTTGGCTAGAAATAATGGGGAAGGAAGAAGAATGTTTGATTTTAGGTTACAAGGAATGTCCAATGTTTTTCTTGTCGGCATGGAaacccaaagttgaagaagagcACTTAAATTTCAATTCCAGCAACG GTTTCAATCCATATCCATCACCTCTTCGGCCTCTTCGACCATTTCCGGAg GGTTTGACATTGAGTCGAGTAGCTGCCGTTGCTGAGATATATGACATACTAAACCATTTATATTGTGAACATAAGTTTTCATTGGCTTTAACATGGGTttctaaagttgacaatatgAATGAAACTATGTCGGATCCAAACAAGAAATATACTTTTTCAATTCAAAGTAATTCTTGTTATTCGAAAGATTGGAACTCTTATAAATTTATGCGTTCATGTGAATATAAGATTGAGCAAACCATTATTGAGAAAGCACTTGAATCAAAGGACGGCTACCATTTTGAGCCATCTCTTACTAAGTCTGACATAGACGACTACATGTATCTCCAACGTGCAAAGCATTGTAACGTAGATGTTGTTGTTGCAATCTGTCTACAAAATCGGTACACAAGTAATGATATTTATGTAGTAGAATTTTATTGGCCTACAACTGAGAGTGAAATCTCAAAATCTTTTACTCCTCGTATCTTCAATGACTTGAAACATATGGAGAAAAAGTTTGTAACAGTAAAGGTTCAAGGCACCGAACAAGCTATTTCAAACATTCCAACATCTTCGTACACAGCAAGGCCCTTGAAAATAGCTGAAGAAACAGAGGACGTTGATGCAGTAGAACTAAATGGGGTTAATGTCCAG AGGGGAGTGGTTCCAAATTTTCCCTCGCCAATAACTATACAGTCTTCATCAAAAGTTGTTGCAGCTCCTTCTAACACACTAGAAGGACCTCATAACCAG ATTTTTCCCAATGGTGACCCTGAGATTGTAAAAGCAAATAAGCAGGAACCCTCAAAAGCCACACAGAGAGAGTTGAGGTCTAAGGTTTGGGATCACTTTGATAggtttgaagaagatgaaaaacaAGTAGCCAAATGCAAACATTGCCCCAAGGTGCTTACGGGGTCAAGCAAGAGTGGGACCACACACTTGAATAACCACTCGAAAGTATGTCCTGGTAAGAAGAAACAAAATCAAGAAAGCCAGTTGATACTCCCAGTTGATACCAATGAAGGAAGCTTGAGGTTTGATAAAAAAAGGAGTCACATGGATCTTGCTAAAATGATGATTAAGCTTCAATGTCCTTTGGATATGGCTGAACAAGAAACCTTTAAGAATTTTGTGAAAGGTTTGCAACCCATGTTTGAGTTTCAATCTAAAGATATTTTATCTTATATACATCGCATTTATGACGAAGAGAAGGAGAAACTTCAGCTGTATTTTGATAAGCTTGCTAGTAAATTCAATCTGACAGTGAGTTTGCTGAAGAACAATTCTGGAAAGACTATATATTGCTGTTTGATATCACATTTTATTGATGATGGTTGGGAACTAAAGAGGAAGATTCTTGCCTTGAAAACTTTGGAGCATATCAATGACACAAAGGCTTTAGGCGAAATTATTCGGAGCTTGGTTTTGGAGTGGAATATAAGCAACAAAGTATGCTCCATAACTGTGGATAACTCTTTTTTGAATGACAGTATGGTTGATCAGATAAAAGAAATTTGTCTTAGTGACCAGGGCTCTGTTTCTTCAGATCATTGGTTCATCAGTTTCACACTTCTTGAGGATGGGTTCCGTGAGATGGATGGCATACTTTTTAAGTTAAGGAAGTCCATTGAATATGTCACTGAAACAAGACATGGAAAATTGAAATTCCAAGAAGCTGTAGATCAAGTGAAGCTACAAGGTGGGAAATTATGGGATGATCTTTCTTTCAGGCTGAAATCAGACTTTGACATTCTTGATAGTGCTTTGAGATCAAGAGAAATCTTTTGTAAACTGGAGCAAATTGATGACAATTTTAAACTAAACCCAACAATGGAGGAATGGGAGAATGCAGTAGCTCTACAGAGTTGTTTGAAATGCTTTGATGATGTCAAAGGAACTCAATGCCTTCCTGTAAGTTTGTACCTTCCAAAGCTTTGTGACACATACAAGAAATTTCTTCAGTTGGAAAAAAGCAGTCATTCATTTGTTACATTGATGAAGAGGAAATTCGACCGCTATTGGAGCTTATGCAATTTGGCATTAGCTGTTGCATCTGTTCTTGATCcaaggttaaaatttaaaattgtggaGCTCTCATATAGGGTGATTTATGGCCATGACAGTAAGATGCGATTGAACATGTTTCACAAAGTTCTTCGGGATGTCTACTATGAATATGCCAGTGAAGCCAAAAATCTAACATCATCTGCTTCAGTCTTGGATGATTTCAATTGTTCAACAATAGTGCTTGGAAATGATAGTATTTTGGACTCCTTGAGTAAATTTGCATCTGCAAGCAACTTCAATGAGGAGGCCTCATGGAAGTTAGAGCTTGAGCTTTACTTAGACGAACCTTTACTTCCCATGGATGGAGCATTCTTTGACATACTTGGTTGGTGGTGTGATAAATCTCAAAGGTTTCCAATACTTGCAAAGATGGCTCAAGATTTCCTTGCAATTCCGGTATCAATTTCCACATCATGTTCAAATATTAGTGCCATGATCAATAATCCAGCCTACGGTAGCTTGAATCCTGAGAGCATGGAAGCTTTGGTATGCAGTGAAAACTGGTTGGAAACTCCAAAAGAAA GATAA